The following coding sequences lie in one Apium graveolens cultivar Ventura chromosome 3, ASM990537v1, whole genome shotgun sequence genomic window:
- the LOC141712254 gene encoding subtilisin-like protease SBT1.5, which translates to MGSFFWVLLSLLLQIPSILAQSQTYIIRVQNDLKPSAFSNVENWYKSTLQTLDSSQLMKDSEEFSNNQDILHIYKSVFHGFSTLTTQQAQQLKTQPGILAVIPDQLRQIHTTRSPIFLGLEGKNPSGLITESDSGSDVIIGIFDTGIWPERLSFHDKGLPPIPARWKGECVEGENFGKNHCNKKLIGARYFRAAYEASMRMKEVNISSELKSPRDTQGHGTHTASIAAGREVSNASLLTLAAGVAIGVAPKARVAAYKICWKKGCSDADILAAFDAAVEDGVDIISLSIGGGTLPYHLDPIAIGSYAAMERGIIVSASAGNEGPASQSVANVAPWIITIGASTIDRKFPADLKLENGENFTGATIYTGKDLPYTPIIYAGHAFIRQKGFSNFSGGACMPKSLDSNLVRGKIVICNRGGTSRAMKGETVKSAGGVGVIVANLAATGEGLVADAHIIPGLSVTASVGDKLRSYVKLNQNPRASIVFHGTQVGVKPAPVVASFSARGPNAESIYVLKPDIIAPGVNILAAWPDNTPPTELAMDTRRTDFNILSGTSMSCPHVSGLVALLKGAHPDWSPAMVKSAFMTTAYTMDSDGKPIEDEKAYNESKVWDMGAGHVDPDKAIDPGLVYDLTSTDYLNFLCSSNYSRQEIRLIARRSLGCKGTKQKPWDLNYPAIVVAFEESETSTFEVVVRRTVTHVSENASTYIAEVINPKHVNVTVDPPRMKFTKKGEKQSYIVRISGKKMGVSAGSMLSEEGKLTWRDGDHVVNTPLVVVYQKPLF; encoded by the coding sequence ATGGGTTCTTTCTTTTGGGTTCTTCTCTCACTTCTCCTCCAAATCCCATCCATATTAGCTCAATCTCAAACTTACATAATTAGAGTCCAAAATGACTTGAAGCCCTCTGCTTTTTCTAACGTTGAAAATTGGTATAAATCCACTCTTCAAACACTAGATTCCTCTCAACTAATGAAGGACTCTGAAGAGTTTTCCAATAATCAAGATATTCTCCATATATATAAAAGTGTTTTCCATGGCTTTTCTACCCTTACCACCCAACAAGCCCAGCAGCTTAAAACCCAGCCTGGAATTCTTGCTGTCATACCTGACCAACTCCGCCAGATCCATACCACTCGTTCTCCCATATTCCTCGGGCTCGAAGGAAAAAATCCCTCAGGTTTAATCACAGAATCTGACTCCGGTTCAGATGTCATCATCGGAATATTCGATACTGGTATCTGGCCAGAACGTCTTAGTTTCCATGACAAAGGCCTTCCTCCTATTCCCGCACGTTGGAAGGGCGAGTGTGTTGAAGGTGAAAATTTCGGGAAAAATCACTGCAACAAAAAATTAATCGGAGCAAGATATTTTCGAGCAGCTTATGAAGCCAGTATGAGAATGAAAGAAGTGAACATCAGTTCCGAACTTAAATCGCCTAGAGACACACAAGGACATGGTACTCATACGGCCTCCATCGCTGCCGGACGGGAAGTTAGTAACGCCTCTCTCCTCACTCTTGCAGCCGGTGTCGCCATTGGTGTTGCTCCGAAAGCCAGAGTAGCAGCATATAAAATATGTTGGAAGAAAGGTTGTTCAGACGCAGATATTCTCGCAGCGTTCGATGCAGCTGTTGAAGACGGTGTCGATATAATTTCATTGTCAATTGGTGGCGGAACACTTCCATACCATCTTGACCCGATTGCGATTGGATCGTACGCAGCGATGGAGAGAGGAATAATTGTATCTGCTTCTGCTGGTAATGAAGGACCTGCTTCACAATCGGTTGCAAACGTTGCTCCATGGATCATTACTATTGGTGCTAGCACAATTGATAGGAAATTTCCAGCCGATTTGAAGTTGGAGAATGGCGAAAATTTCACTGGCGCCACAATTTATACAGGTAAGGATCTGCCATATACACCAATTATTTACGCAGGACATGCTTTTATTCGTCAAAAAGGGTTCAGTAATTTTTCTGGAGGAGCTTGTATGCCAAAGTCTTTGGATAGTAATTTGGTTAGGGGCAAAATTGTGATTTGCAATCGAGGTGGAACATCACGTGCCATGAAAGGTGAAACAGTGAAAAGTGCCGGTGGAGTAGGAGTTATAGTTGCCAACTTGGCAGCAACCGGAGAAGGATTGGTTGCCGATGCTCATATAATTCCAGGTTTATCAGTTACCGCATCAGTTGGTGATAAGCTCCGATCATATGTAAAATTGAATCAAAACCCAAGAGCTAGTATAGTTTTCCATGGGACTCAAGTAGGAGTGAAACCAGCACCTGTTGTGGCATCATTTTCAGCTAGGGGACCCAATGCTGAATCAATTTATGTTTTGAAACCAGATATAATCGCTCCAGGCGTCAACATCCTTGCTGCATGGCCTGACAACACGCCACCCACGGAATTAGCCATGGACACACGTCGCACTGATTTTAACATATTGTCCGGGACATCAATGTCATGCCCACATGTGTCAGGTCTTGTTGCATTACTCAAAGGAGCCCATCCTGATTGGTCACCAGCAATGGTCAAATCAGCCTTCATGACAACGGCATACACGATGGACTCCGACGGAAAGCCTATAGAGGATGAGAAGGCGTACAATGAATCGAAAGTATGGGACATGGGTGCTGGACATGTGGACCCTGACAAAGCCATTGATCCGGGATTAGTTTATGATTTAACAAGTACTGACTATTTGAATTTCTTATGTTCCTCTAATTATAGTCGCCAAGAAATACGATTAATTGCTCGACGATCATTAGGGTGCAAAGGCACGAAACAGAAGCCTTGGGATTTGAATTACCCGGCAATTGTTGTTGCCTTCGAAGAATCTGAAACGTCGACATTTGAAGTTGTTGTGAGAAGAACAGTAACACATGTTAGTGAGAATGCCTCTACGTACATAGCAGAAGTTATTAATCCAAAACATGTAAATGTTACTGTTGATCCACCAAGGATGAAATTTACGAAGAAAGGTGAGAAACAAAGTTATATAGTTCGAATTTCAGGTAAGAAGATGGGAGTGTCGGCGGGAAGTATGTTGTCCGAAGAAGGGAAACTGACATGGAGAGATGGAGATCATGTGGTGAATACACCTCTTGTGGTAGTTTATCAGAAGCCTTTGTTTTAG